GTCGGGGAGTATCCACCCGCGCCGCAGCCCACCGTCGTGATCGCCGACGGCCCGGCGGACCGCACGACGAACAGGCACGGAACGTCGTCGCCGCGGCCCCACGGCTGGGGCACGATCGCGACGGTCAGCCCGAAGAAGTCCTCATAGATCTCGGCCCCCTCCTGGCGCTCGCCGAGGAAGTCGGGCCACTCCGCGTCTGACGAGGCCGCGAGCGTCGCGACGCTGCCCGGGCGCAGCTGCATGACGCCGTACGCGACTGCCGCGCCGACGAGCAGCGCGAGCGCCAGGGCGATACCCCGCACCAGAAGCTGCCGGTGGGGTCGCTCCTCGGCATCCGCCTCTTGGTCGGGAACCGTGTCGTCCGGGTCGTCATGCTCGTCGTTCGGCGTGCCGCCGGCGCCAGCCTCGCGTGGGTACACGACCTCGGTGGGCGGGGCGATCCGGGTCGGCTCGGGGGCTTCTTCGACCCGGGCCGCGAACTGCTCGCCCACGGAGGTGGGGACGGATGCCTCGGCCTCCAGTTGCCGCAGCCGCGCCAGCGCCATGGGGTCGCCGTCGATGTCGGCGTCGGGGCCGTACGCGCGCTCGCGCAGCGCTCGCAGTTCGTCCCCCATCGGATCCTGCATGCCTCCGATTTTCTCATCGCCCGCGGGCGGCCGGGCGCTCCGTCCATCGCGAAGAGCGTCGGACTCGCGGGCGGCCCCAGGCGCGACTCAGGGGCCGACGCGCGGCGGCTTCGTCACGGCGTACCGCCCGCTCAGCTGAGCAGCGGGCGGCTCGGGTTCAGTGTGCGGCGTCGTATGCCTCGAGAACGGATGCCGGGACCCGGCCGCGCTCCGAGACCTGGTAGCCGTTCGACTTGGCCCACTCCCGCACCGGGCCGAAGTCCTGCTGGCCTGAGCGGCGACGCTTGCGGCCTCCGCCGCCTCCGCCCGACTGCGACGCGCTCGAAGAGCGACCGCCGGAGCGGCTGACGGAGCGGGCGGCTTCGACGTATCGGGCGAGGGCATTGCGGAGTTCAGCCGCATTCTCGTCGGTGAGGTCGATCTCGTAGGCGTTGCCGTCGAGCGAGAACAGGACGGTCTCGCCCTCTCCGACTTCGAGGACGGTTCCGTCCAGATCATCGACGAGTTGATGAACGATTCTTCGGGCCATGAATCGGACATTACTCCGCAATTGTCACAATGCGATGAGAGTTTTCACAGGCGAGCAATTCGCCGCGCATCACCTTTCGAGCGGCAAAGGCAATTCCGCGCCGAAATCGTCAAGGAAGAAGTCCCGCCCGGCGTGCTTTGAGCACGGCGGCATGGCGGGTGGAGGCATCCAGCTTGGCCATTGCCGCCTGAAGATACGACTTGACGGTCGCCTCTTTCAACGCGAGTGACTCGGCGATCTCGGAATTCGTCGCACCGAGCGCCGCGCACGCGAGCACGTCGATCTCGCGCGGCGAGAGGCGCACATCGGACGGCGCGACATCTCCGCTTCGCGAGAGCGAGGCGAGTCGCTGCTCGACCCGTGCGAGCCGCTCCCGCAGCGCCGCGTCGGTGACGGATGCCGCGATGCCCCGCAGTTCGGCATAGGTCTCGCGCAGCTCGTCCTGCACGGCGGGGGCCAGGACGGACGCCTCGGCCGCCGGCCGGGCCGCCGACAGGCGCCGCTCTACCTCGTCGCGCACGCGCAACTCGCCGGCGACCTCGTCGGCGACGCGCAGCGCCGGAGCGGCGACGGCGTCGCCGATGGGCGCTGACGCCCACGAGCCGCAGTACAGGACGCCGCGCGTGCGCTCGGCGACGACGATGGGCACGGCGAACAGGGTCGCGATGCCCTCGCCGAGCACGGGGCCGTCGTAGTCGTGCGTGATGCCCCGCGCCGAGCGGTAGTCGAGGGCGACACGTGGGCGTCGCTCGAGCAGCGCCTTGCCGCCCAGCCCGCGTCCGGACCGGACGACGAGTCCGTCGAGGCTGCGCGTGCGGGCGCCGAAGACCGAGGTGACGTGGATGGAGTCGTCGCGGGCCAGGCCGCCGAAGGCCACGGGAAACCGCGTGCGGCGGACGAGATCACCGACCGCGCGGGCGATGAGCTGCGTGTCGGATTCGGTGCCCGCGAGTGCGACCACGCACTACCTGCTTCCGGATGGGGACGGCGGCGATGCCGGGAAATCAGCGACGACGTTACCATCGGCCGGTCCCCACCCTCCGCTCGGTGACAGCGCCGCGCCGCGTTAGGGGGAAATGCGCCCCTCTGCATAACGGCCTGCCCGCCCGAAGGGACGTTGCGGCCCCGGTCGCTCGGGTGTGCGACCGGGGCCGACGCGCGCGGGCGGCCTACTCGCCCGCAGCTCTTAGGTGACGCATCGCCGGGAACGAGTCAGGGCTACGAGACGACGGCGGCCGGCGCGAGTACCCCGAGCGTCTCTCGCTCGAGGTCGAGCAGATACCGCTTCATCTCGGGACGGCCGCCGTACTCGCCGAGCGACCCGTCCGAGCGCACGACCCGGTGGACGGGCACGACGATCGAGAACGGCGTCGTGGCGCAGGCCGTGCCGACCGCTCGCGCGGCGCCCGGACTCCCGGCCGTGATCGCGACCTCGCCATACCCGGCGGTCTCGCCATAGGGGATGTCGCGCACCGCCTCCAGCGCCGCGCGGCGGAAGCCGTTGACGAGGCGCCAGTCGAGCTCGATGTCGAAGCTCTTGCGCTCGCCCTCGAAGTACTCGTCGAGTTGGCGGTCGATGTCGCCTCCCGCGGTGTCATCGGGAGCGGGGAGGGCGTGGAGCGTCGTGGCGACGCGGGCGAGCTCGGCATCGAGCGGGCCTTCGAACGGATGCAGCGTCACGATGCCGTCGGGACTCGCGACGATGAGGATCTCTCCGACGGGGGAGGGGTGCACGCGGAACGTGAAGTCGGTCATGGGACCATCCTCGCGCCGGGGCTCGACAGACGCTCCTGGCGAGGAGCGGGCGGGGGAGAGGCATCCCGAATCGCCGCCTGGGGAGGAACGGCTGATCACTCGGCGTGTCGCCCAATACCGCGAAACTCGGACCGGGATGTGCGAGGCGCACAGGTGCGGCGCATACCCTGGCTCGTGTGTGGCGAGCAGACAGAAGCGCCGTTGTCGGCGCGGAGGACCCCGTGCCCGCGGCACACGTGACCCCCGGCGA
This genomic interval from Microbacterium sp. 4R-513 contains the following:
- a CDS encoding Lsr2 family protein, with translation MARRIVHQLVDDLDGTVLEVGEGETVLFSLDGNAYEIDLTDENAAELRNALARYVEAARSVSRSGGRSSSASQSGGGGGGRKRRRSGQQDFGPVREWAKSNGYQVSERGRVPASVLEAYDAAH
- a CDS encoding methylated-DNA--[protein]-cysteine S-methyltransferase → MTDFTFRVHPSPVGEILIVASPDGIVTLHPFEGPLDAELARVATTLHALPAPDDTAGGDIDRQLDEYFEGERKSFDIELDWRLVNGFRRAALEAVRDIPYGETAGYGEVAITAGSPGAARAVGTACATTPFSIVVPVHRVVRSDGSLGEYGGRPEMKRYLLDLERETLGVLAPAAVVS
- a CDS encoding LuxR C-terminal-related transcriptional regulator, producing the protein MVALAGTESDTQLIARAVGDLVRRTRFPVAFGGLARDDSIHVTSVFGARTRSLDGLVVRSGRGLGGKALLERRPRVALDYRSARGITHDYDGPVLGEGIATLFAVPIVVAERTRGVLYCGSWASAPIGDAVAAPALRVADEVAGELRVRDEVERRLSAARPAAEASVLAPAVQDELRETYAELRGIAASVTDAALRERLARVEQRLASLSRSGDVAPSDVRLSPREIDVLACAALGATNSEIAESLALKEATVKSYLQAAMAKLDASTRHAAVLKARRAGLLP